A single genomic interval of Lynx canadensis isolate LIC74 chromosome A2, mLynCan4.pri.v2, whole genome shotgun sequence harbors:
- the MST1R gene encoding macrophage-stimulating protein receptor isoform X12 has product MELLSPPSQPSLLLLLLLLPPLLARESWQCPRTPYAALRDFDVEYKVPSFSAGGPVQAIATYEGGRDGSAVFVATRNRLHVLGPGLQPVESLATGPVGDPGCQTCAACGPGPHSPQGDTDAQVLVLEPALPALVSCGSSLHGRCFLHELEPQGTALHLAPPACLFSANHNQPEDCPDCVASPLGTLVTVVEQGHASYFYVASSLDETVASSFSPRSVSIRRLKADASGFAPGFAALSVLPEHLASYPIQYVYSFRARAFVYFLKVQRASVAAAPEALHTRLARLSAAEPELGDYRELVLDCRFAPKRRRRGATEGGQPYPVLRAAHTAPVGSKLAAELSIAEGQEVLFGVFVASRDSSPGVNPNSVVCAFPIDLVDTLIEHGVERCCEPPVPPGIRRGLDFFQSPSFCPNPPGLEAPSPNTSCHHFPLLVSSSLSRVDLFNGLLGPVQVTALHVTRLDNVTVAHMGTTDGRILQVELARSLNYLLYVSNFSLGSNRQPIQRDVSRLGDHLFFSSGEQVFQVPIQGPGCHHFLTCGSCLRAQRFMGCGWCGGMCGRQKECPGSWQQDHCPPELTEFYPQSGPLRGSTRLTLCGSNFYLRPADLVPEGTHQVTVGQSPCRLLPKDSPNLSPVPRKDFVEELECELEPLGMQPAGPANISLTVTNMPPGKHFQVDGTSMLQGFSFMEPVLTAVKPLFGPRAGGTRLTFEGQGLSLGTSQMVLVNGTECPLEQVSEGQLLCTTPPGAAMARVPIHLQVGGAVVPGSWTFHYLEDPIVLGISPNCGYIGSHVTIHGQHLTSAWHLVLSFHDGLMAVENRQCTGHLPEQHRCRLPEYVVRSPQGWVTGNLSAWGDGAAGFTQPGFRFLPPPHPPTTDFAPLKPEEHAVKFEYIGLGAVADCVDVNVTVGGKSCQHELRGDVVICPLPSSLQLDKDGAPLQVCVDDGCHILGRVIRPGPEGVPQRLLLGVLLALLLLVAALAAALIFNYWRRKQLVLSPNLDDLASLDRTTGAIPLPALRSGSDYRNGLGETGEVLKAGATPSVPQAPHFLSSTAAPATHGLDSTTQSHKASVSDSGDGSCVPLLQTESIQLGDLDSALLTEVKDVLISHEQVVTHRDRIIGKGHFGVVYHGEYTDKDQNRIHCAIKSLSRITEVQEVEAFLREGLLMRGLHHPNVLALIGIVLPPEGLPQVLLPYMHHGDLLQFIRSPQRNPTVKDLISFGLQVARGMEYLAEQKFVHRDLAARNCM; this is encoded by the exons ATGGAGCTTCTCTCGCCGCCGTCACAGCCTTCACTGTtattgctgctgctactgctgccaCCACTGCTGGCCAGAGAGTCCTGGCAGTGTCCGCGCACACCCTACGCCGCCTTGCGCGATTTTGACGTCGAGTACAAGGTGCCCAGCTTCTCGGCCGGAGGTCCGGTACAGGCCATAGCGACCTACGAGGGCGGCAGGGACGGGAGTGCCGTGTTCGTGGCTACACGCAATCGCCTGCACGTGCTTGGGCCTGGCCTGCAGCCAGTAGAGAGCCTGGCCACAGGTCCTGTTGGAGACCCGGGCTGTCAGACGTGTGCGGCCTGTGGCCCGGGCCCCCACAGCCcgcagggagacacagatgcaCAGGTGCTGGTGCTGGAGCCAGCTCTGCCTGCACTAGTCAGCTGTGGCTCGAGCCTGCATGGGCGCTGCTTCCTGCACGAGCTAGAGCCCCAAGGGACAGCCCTGCACCTGGCACCGCCAGCCTGCCTCTTCTCCGCCAACCACAACCAGCCCGAGGACTGCCCTGACTGTGTGGCCAGTCCTCTGGGCACCCTCGTGACCGTGGTTGAGCAGGGCCATGCCTCCTACTTCTACGTGGCATCCTCACTGGATGAGACGGTGGCCTCGAGCTTCAGCCCCCGCTCAGTGTCCATCCGGCGCCTCAAGGCCGATGCCTCAGGATTCGCACCGGGGTTTGCCGCGCTGTCCGTGCTGCCGGAGCACCTCGCTTCCTATCCTATCCAGTACGTGTACAGTTTCCGCGCCAGAGCCTTTGTCTATTTCCTGAAGGTGCAGCGGGCCAGCGTGGCAGCTGCCCCGGAAGCCTTGCACACACGCCTGGCACGGCTCAGCGCTGCTGAGCCCGAGCTGGGCGACTACCGCGAGCTCGTTCTCGACTGCCGATTCGCACCCAAACGCCGGCGCCGCGGGGCCACTGAGGGAGGACAGCCCTACCCAGTGCTGAGGGCGGCCCACACAGCTCCAGTGGGCAGCAAGCTAGCTGCTGAGCTGAGCATCGCTGAGGGCCAAGAAGTGCTATTTGGCGTCTTCGTGGCTAGCAGAGACAGCAGTCCCGGTGTGAATCCCAACTCTGTCGTCTGTGCCTTTCCCATCGACCTAGTGGACACTCTCATCGAGCATGGTGTGGAGCGCTGTTGTGAGCCTCCTGTCCCCCCTGGCATCCGGCGAGGGCTCGACTTCTTCCAGTCGCCTAGTTTTTGCCCCAACCCG CCTGGCCTGGAGGCCCCCAGCCCCAACACCAGCTGCCATCACTTTCCTCTGCTGGTTAGCAGCAGCCTATCACGTGTGGACCTCTTCAACGGGCTATTAGGACCAGTACAGGTCACTGCACTGCATGTGACACGCCTTGACAATGTCACAGTGGCCCACATGGGCACAACTGATGGGCGCATCCTGCAG GTGGAGCTGGCCAGATCTCTCAACTACTTGCTGTATGTGTCCAACTTTTCACTGGGCAGCAACAGGCAGCCCATACAACGAGATGTCAGTCGCCTTGGAGACCACCTGTTCTTTTCCTCCGGGGAACAG GTCTTCCAGGTACCTATCCAGGGCCCTGGCTGCCACCACTTCCTCACCTGTGGGAGTTGTCTGCGGGCACAGCGTTTCATGGGCTGTGGCTGGTGTGGGGGCATGTGTGGCCGGCAGAAGGAGTGTCCTGGCTCCTGGCAACAGGATCATTGTCCACCTGAGCTTACTGAG tTCTACCCCCAGAGTGGACCCCTAAGGGGCAGCACAAGGCTGACCCTGTGTGGCTCCAACTTCTACCTGCGCCCTGCTGATCTGGTGCCTGAGGGCACCCATCAGGTCACCGTGGGCCAAAGTCCCTGCCGACTGCTGCCCAAGGACAGCCCAAACCTCAG CCCAGTGCCCCGGAAAGACTTTGTAGAGGAGCTTGAGTGTGAGCTGGAGCCCTTGGGCATGCAGCCAGCCGGGCCCGCCAACATCAGCCTCACTGTGACCAACATGCCACCAGGCAAGCACTTCCAAGTGGATGGCACCTCCATGCTGCAAGGCTTCTCTTTCATG GAGccagtgctgacagcagtaaAACCCCTCTTTGGCCCACGGGCAGGGGGCACCCGCCTCACCTTTGAAGGCCAAGGCCTGTCTTTAGGCACCAGTCAGATGGTGCTGGTCAATGGGACTGAGTGCCCACTGGAACA GGTCAGCGAGGGGCAGCTCTTATGTACTACGCCCCCTGGGGCTGCTATGGCCAGGGTTCCCATTCACCTGCAGGTGGGGGGCGCTGTGGTGCCAGGCTCCTGGACCTTCCACTACCTGGAAGACCCCATTGTGCTGGGCATCAGCCCCAACTGTGGCTACAT TGGCTCCCATGTCACCATCCATGgccagcatctgacttcagcgtGGCACCTAGTGCTGTCATTCCATGATGGGCTTATGGCAGTGGAAAACAGG CAGTGTACAGGGCACCTCCCGGAGCAGCATCGGTGCCGCCTGCCCGAATATGTCGTCCGAAGCCCCCAGGGGTGGGTAACAGGGAACCTGAGTGCCTGGGGGGATGGAGCTGCTGGCTTCACGCAGCCCGGCTTTcgcttcctgcccccaccccatccacccaCCACTGACTTTGCCCCACTGAAGCCCGAGGAGCACGCTGTTAAGTTTGAG TATATTGGGCTGGGCGCTGTGGCTGATTGTGTGGACGTGAACGTGACCGTGGGTGGTAAGAGCTGCCAGCATGAGCTCCGGGGGGATGTGGTCATctgccctctgccttcctccctgcaaCTTGACAAGGATGGCGCCCCACTGCAG GTCTGTGTGGATGATGGATGTCACATCCTGGGCAGGGTGATACGGCCAGGCCCAGAGGGGGTCCCACAGAGGCTACTCCTTGGTGTCCTGCTGGCCCTGCTCCTGCTTGTGGCTGCACTGGCCGCTGCGCTGATCTTCAACTACTGGCGGAGGAAACAACTGG TCCTTTCTCCAAACCTAGATGACCTGGCATCCTTGGACCGGACCACTGGAGCCATCCCCTTGCCTGCACTCCGCTCAGGTTCTGACTACAGAAATGGCCTTGGTGAGACGGGGGAGGTGCTGAAAGCTGGGGCCACACCCTCTGTTCCACAGGCCCCTCACTTCCTCTCCTCCACAGCAGCCCCTGCCACTCATGGTCTGGATTCCACCACACAGAGCCACAAAGCATCCGTCTCAGACAGTGGGGACGGGTCCTGTGTCCCACTGTTGCAGACAGAGTCCATCCAGCTTGGGGACTTAGACTCTGCACTCCTGACCGAGGTCAAGGATGTGCTGATCTCACATGAGCAGGTGGTCACCCACAGGGACAGAATCATTGGCAAAG GCCACTTTGGAGTTGTCTACCATGGAGAATACACAGACAAGGACCAGAATCGAATCCATTGTGCCATAAAGTCTCTGAGTC GCATCACAGAGGTGCAGGAGGTGGAGGCCTTCCTGCGCGAGGGGCTGCTCATGCGTGGTCTGCACCACCCAAATGTGCTGGCTCTCATCGGTATTGTGCTGCCCCCTGAAGGGCTGCCCCAGGTGCTGCTACCCTATATGCATCATGGAGACCTGCTTCAGTTCATCCGCTCACCCCAGCGG AACCCCACGGTGAAGGACCTCATCAGCTTCGGCCTTCAGGTAGCCCGTGGCATGGAGTACCTGGCAGAGCAGAAGTTTGTGCACAGGGACCTGGCTGCTCGGAACTGCATGTGA
- the MST1R gene encoding macrophage-stimulating protein receptor isoform X11, whose product MELLSPPSQPSLLLLLLLLPPLLARESWQCPRTPYAALRDFDVEYKVPSFSAGGPVQAIATYEGGRDGSAVFVATRNRLHVLGPGLQPVESLATGPVGDPGCQTCAACGPGPHSPQGDTDAQVLVLEPALPALVSCGSSLHGRCFLHELEPQGTALHLAPPACLFSANHNQPEDCPDCVASPLGTLVTVVEQGHASYFYVASSLDETVASSFSPRSVSIRRLKADASGFAPGFAALSVLPEHLASYPIQYVYSFRARAFVYFLKVQRASVAAAPEALHTRLARLSAAEPELGDYRELVLDCRFAPKRRRRGATEGGQPYPVLRAAHTAPVGSKLAAELSIAEGQEVLFGVFVASRDSSPGVNPNSVVCAFPIDLVDTLIEHGVERCCEPPVPPGIRRGLDFFQSPSFCPNPPGLEAPSPNTSCHHFPLLVSSSLSRVDLFNGLLGPVQVTALHVTRLDNVTVAHMGTTDGRILQVELARSLNYLLYVSNFSLGSNRQPIQRDVSRLGDHLFFSSGEQVFQVPIQGPGCHHFLTCGSCLRAQRFMGCGWCGGMCGRQKECPGSWQQDHCPPELTEFYPQSGPLRGSTRLTLCGSNFYLRPADLVPEGTHQVTVGQSPCRLLPKDSPNLSPVPRKDFVEELECELEPLGMQPAGPANISLTVTNMPPGKHFQVDGTSMLQGFSFMEPVLTAVKPLFGPRAGGTRLTFEGQGLSLGTSQMVLVNGTECPLEQVSEGQLLCTTPPGAAMARVPIHLQVGGAVVPGSWTFHYLEDPIVLGISPNCGYIGSHVTIHGQHLTSAWHLVLSFHDGLMAVENRQCTGHLPEQHRCRLPEYVVRSPQGWVTGNLSAWGDGAAGFTQPGFRFLPPPHPPTTDFAPLKPEEHAVKFEYIGLGAVADCVDVNVTVGGKSCQHELRGDVVICPLPSSLQLDKDGAPLQVCVDDGCHILGRVIRPGPEGVPQRLLLGVLLALLLLVAALAAALIFNYWRRKQLVLSPNLDDLASLDRTTGAIPLPALRSGSDYRNGLGETGEVLKAGATPSVPQAPHFLSSTAAPATHGLDSTTQSHKASVSDSGDGSCVPLLQTESIQLGDLDSALLTEVKDVLISHEQVVTHRDRIIGKGHFGVVYHGEYTDKDQNRIHCAIKSLSRITEVQEVEAFLREGLLMRGLHHPNVLALIGIVLPPEGLPQVLLPYMHHGDLLQFIRSPQRNPTVKDLISFGLQVARGMEYLAEQKFVHRDLAARNCIGHLVCCCGSC is encoded by the exons ATGGAGCTTCTCTCGCCGCCGTCACAGCCTTCACTGTtattgctgctgctactgctgccaCCACTGCTGGCCAGAGAGTCCTGGCAGTGTCCGCGCACACCCTACGCCGCCTTGCGCGATTTTGACGTCGAGTACAAGGTGCCCAGCTTCTCGGCCGGAGGTCCGGTACAGGCCATAGCGACCTACGAGGGCGGCAGGGACGGGAGTGCCGTGTTCGTGGCTACACGCAATCGCCTGCACGTGCTTGGGCCTGGCCTGCAGCCAGTAGAGAGCCTGGCCACAGGTCCTGTTGGAGACCCGGGCTGTCAGACGTGTGCGGCCTGTGGCCCGGGCCCCCACAGCCcgcagggagacacagatgcaCAGGTGCTGGTGCTGGAGCCAGCTCTGCCTGCACTAGTCAGCTGTGGCTCGAGCCTGCATGGGCGCTGCTTCCTGCACGAGCTAGAGCCCCAAGGGACAGCCCTGCACCTGGCACCGCCAGCCTGCCTCTTCTCCGCCAACCACAACCAGCCCGAGGACTGCCCTGACTGTGTGGCCAGTCCTCTGGGCACCCTCGTGACCGTGGTTGAGCAGGGCCATGCCTCCTACTTCTACGTGGCATCCTCACTGGATGAGACGGTGGCCTCGAGCTTCAGCCCCCGCTCAGTGTCCATCCGGCGCCTCAAGGCCGATGCCTCAGGATTCGCACCGGGGTTTGCCGCGCTGTCCGTGCTGCCGGAGCACCTCGCTTCCTATCCTATCCAGTACGTGTACAGTTTCCGCGCCAGAGCCTTTGTCTATTTCCTGAAGGTGCAGCGGGCCAGCGTGGCAGCTGCCCCGGAAGCCTTGCACACACGCCTGGCACGGCTCAGCGCTGCTGAGCCCGAGCTGGGCGACTACCGCGAGCTCGTTCTCGACTGCCGATTCGCACCCAAACGCCGGCGCCGCGGGGCCACTGAGGGAGGACAGCCCTACCCAGTGCTGAGGGCGGCCCACACAGCTCCAGTGGGCAGCAAGCTAGCTGCTGAGCTGAGCATCGCTGAGGGCCAAGAAGTGCTATTTGGCGTCTTCGTGGCTAGCAGAGACAGCAGTCCCGGTGTGAATCCCAACTCTGTCGTCTGTGCCTTTCCCATCGACCTAGTGGACACTCTCATCGAGCATGGTGTGGAGCGCTGTTGTGAGCCTCCTGTCCCCCCTGGCATCCGGCGAGGGCTCGACTTCTTCCAGTCGCCTAGTTTTTGCCCCAACCCG CCTGGCCTGGAGGCCCCCAGCCCCAACACCAGCTGCCATCACTTTCCTCTGCTGGTTAGCAGCAGCCTATCACGTGTGGACCTCTTCAACGGGCTATTAGGACCAGTACAGGTCACTGCACTGCATGTGACACGCCTTGACAATGTCACAGTGGCCCACATGGGCACAACTGATGGGCGCATCCTGCAG GTGGAGCTGGCCAGATCTCTCAACTACTTGCTGTATGTGTCCAACTTTTCACTGGGCAGCAACAGGCAGCCCATACAACGAGATGTCAGTCGCCTTGGAGACCACCTGTTCTTTTCCTCCGGGGAACAG GTCTTCCAGGTACCTATCCAGGGCCCTGGCTGCCACCACTTCCTCACCTGTGGGAGTTGTCTGCGGGCACAGCGTTTCATGGGCTGTGGCTGGTGTGGGGGCATGTGTGGCCGGCAGAAGGAGTGTCCTGGCTCCTGGCAACAGGATCATTGTCCACCTGAGCTTACTGAG tTCTACCCCCAGAGTGGACCCCTAAGGGGCAGCACAAGGCTGACCCTGTGTGGCTCCAACTTCTACCTGCGCCCTGCTGATCTGGTGCCTGAGGGCACCCATCAGGTCACCGTGGGCCAAAGTCCCTGCCGACTGCTGCCCAAGGACAGCCCAAACCTCAG CCCAGTGCCCCGGAAAGACTTTGTAGAGGAGCTTGAGTGTGAGCTGGAGCCCTTGGGCATGCAGCCAGCCGGGCCCGCCAACATCAGCCTCACTGTGACCAACATGCCACCAGGCAAGCACTTCCAAGTGGATGGCACCTCCATGCTGCAAGGCTTCTCTTTCATG GAGccagtgctgacagcagtaaAACCCCTCTTTGGCCCACGGGCAGGGGGCACCCGCCTCACCTTTGAAGGCCAAGGCCTGTCTTTAGGCACCAGTCAGATGGTGCTGGTCAATGGGACTGAGTGCCCACTGGAACA GGTCAGCGAGGGGCAGCTCTTATGTACTACGCCCCCTGGGGCTGCTATGGCCAGGGTTCCCATTCACCTGCAGGTGGGGGGCGCTGTGGTGCCAGGCTCCTGGACCTTCCACTACCTGGAAGACCCCATTGTGCTGGGCATCAGCCCCAACTGTGGCTACAT TGGCTCCCATGTCACCATCCATGgccagcatctgacttcagcgtGGCACCTAGTGCTGTCATTCCATGATGGGCTTATGGCAGTGGAAAACAGG CAGTGTACAGGGCACCTCCCGGAGCAGCATCGGTGCCGCCTGCCCGAATATGTCGTCCGAAGCCCCCAGGGGTGGGTAACAGGGAACCTGAGTGCCTGGGGGGATGGAGCTGCTGGCTTCACGCAGCCCGGCTTTcgcttcctgcccccaccccatccacccaCCACTGACTTTGCCCCACTGAAGCCCGAGGAGCACGCTGTTAAGTTTGAG TATATTGGGCTGGGCGCTGTGGCTGATTGTGTGGACGTGAACGTGACCGTGGGTGGTAAGAGCTGCCAGCATGAGCTCCGGGGGGATGTGGTCATctgccctctgccttcctccctgcaaCTTGACAAGGATGGCGCCCCACTGCAG GTCTGTGTGGATGATGGATGTCACATCCTGGGCAGGGTGATACGGCCAGGCCCAGAGGGGGTCCCACAGAGGCTACTCCTTGGTGTCCTGCTGGCCCTGCTCCTGCTTGTGGCTGCACTGGCCGCTGCGCTGATCTTCAACTACTGGCGGAGGAAACAACTGG TCCTTTCTCCAAACCTAGATGACCTGGCATCCTTGGACCGGACCACTGGAGCCATCCCCTTGCCTGCACTCCGCTCAGGTTCTGACTACAGAAATGGCCTTGGTGAGACGGGGGAGGTGCTGAAAGCTGGGGCCACACCCTCTGTTCCACAGGCCCCTCACTTCCTCTCCTCCACAGCAGCCCCTGCCACTCATGGTCTGGATTCCACCACACAGAGCCACAAAGCATCCGTCTCAGACAGTGGGGACGGGTCCTGTGTCCCACTGTTGCAGACAGAGTCCATCCAGCTTGGGGACTTAGACTCTGCACTCCTGACCGAGGTCAAGGATGTGCTGATCTCACATGAGCAGGTGGTCACCCACAGGGACAGAATCATTGGCAAAG GCCACTTTGGAGTTGTCTACCATGGAGAATACACAGACAAGGACCAGAATCGAATCCATTGTGCCATAAAGTCTCTGAGTC GCATCACAGAGGTGCAGGAGGTGGAGGCCTTCCTGCGCGAGGGGCTGCTCATGCGTGGTCTGCACCACCCAAATGTGCTGGCTCTCATCGGTATTGTGCTGCCCCCTGAAGGGCTGCCCCAGGTGCTGCTACCCTATATGCATCATGGAGACCTGCTTCAGTTCATCCGCTCACCCCAGCGG AACCCCACGGTGAAGGACCTCATCAGCTTCGGCCTTCAGGTAGCCCGTGGCATGGAGTACCTGGCAGAGCAGAAGTTTGTGCACAGGGACCTGGCTGCTCGGAACTGCAT TGGTCATTTGGTGTGCTGCTGTGGGAGCTGCTGA